GCAGCCTGCAGCGGCGCCGTGGAACAGCACCAACCCGACTGGGTGCTCAACGCCGGTGCTTACACAGCAGTGGACAAGGCCGAGTCGGAGCCCAAGCTGGCCCACGCAGTGAATGCCGGGGCACCGGAGGCTTTTGCCCGTGCTCTTGATCAACAAGGGGGACGCCTGCTCCAGATCAGCACCGACTTCGTCTTCAACGGAACCCAGGGCACGCCGTATCATCCCGAGCAGGCCCGTGACCCTCTTGGTGTTTATGGCGCCAGCAAAGCTGCTGGAGAAGCAGCGGTCCAAACGATTTTTGGAGCAAGAGGCCGGGGCCTGATTCTGCGCACCAGCTGGGTGATCGGGCCCGTGGGCAAGAACTTTGCCCTCACCATGCTCCGCCTCCATCGCGAACGGGATCAACTGGGTGTTGTCGCCGATCAAGTGGGCTGTCCCACCAGCACCCTCAACCTCGCTCAAGCCTGTTGGCAAACCCTTCAGATCGCTGGTAAGCGCGAGTTGCCAGCTGTTATGCACTGGAGTGATGCCGGAGCCGCCAGCTGGTACGACGTGGCGATGGCCGTTGGCCAAATCGGTGCTGACTTGGGGCTCATCGACACTCCCGCAGCCGTTCAACCGATCACAACAGCGGAATACCCGACGCCTGCTGAACGGCCGGCTTATTCCCTTCTGGACTGCACCGCCACCCGAGAAGCCCTGGACCTCAACGGCGAGCACTGGCAGCTAGCTCTGCAGGCTGTGTTGCAGCAAGCCAAAACGCCATGAAGGGCCACTGAGTTCAACGCGCCAACCCCAAACAACGCCCCACCCCAAGCTCTCACCAATGGTTTCATCCATGCCTTCCGCCTCCGACCTGCTGGAAGCTCGCCGCAGAGTTCTGGTCACCGGAGGTGCCGGCTTCATTGGCGGCGCCGTCGTGCGCAGGCTGCTGCGGGAGACCACAGTCACCGTCTTCAATCTCGACAAGATGGGCTATGCCAGCGACCTGTCCTCGATTGAGGAGGTGCTGAGCGAGCTGGGCGAAGCGGCGAACGATCGGCACAGGCTTCAGCAGGTAGATCTGACAGATGCAGCAGCCGTTGAGGCTGCGGTGCAGGAGGCCGACCCCGATCTGGTGATGCACCTGGCAGCAGAAAGCCACGTGGATCGATCCATCTCCCGTCCTGGTGTGTTCGTCGAGAGCAACGTCAACGGCACCTACAACCTCCTTCAGGCAGTGCGGGGCCACTACGAGGGCTTGAGCGGTGAACGCCGGGACGCTTTCCGAATGCACCACATCAGCACCGATGAAGTCTTTGGTTCACTGGGCTCCGAGGGGCGCTTTTCGGAAACAACGCCCTACGACCCCCGCAGCCCCTACTCCGCAAGCAAGGCGGCAAGCGATCACCTGGTTCAGGCCTGGCACCACACCTTTGGGCTTCCCGTGGTGCTCACCAACTGCTCAAACAACTATGGCCCCTGGCAGTTCCCGGAAAAACTGATTCCCGTGGTCACCTTGAAGGCGGCTGAATGTGAATCAATTCCTCTTTACGGCGATGGGCTGAATGTGCGGGATTGGTTGTACGTGGAAGACCACGTCGATGCACTGCTTCTGGCGGCCTGCCACGGAACGTCGGGCCGCAGTTACTGCGTTGGCGGCCACGGTGAGCGCACCAACAAAGAGGTCGTTCATGCCATCTGCGAGCAGTTGGATCAGAGCTGCCCTTCATCAGCTCCCCACACGGACTTAATCACACCAGTCACCGACCGCCCAGGCCATGACCGCCGCTACGCGATTGACCCAAGCCGCATTAGCTCCGAACTTGGCTGGACCCCTCGCCACGATGTGAAACAGGGTCTAGCGGAGACCGTGCGCTGGTACTTGTCCCACCAGGGGTGGTGCAAGAAAGTTCGCGAGCGGGCGGGATATGACGGCAGCAGGTTGGGTATGGGAACGGTGGCAACTCACGGGACAACACCGGACCGTTGATTCAGATCGACGCCACGATCAAAGGACAGTGATCACGGATGATCGAAGCACCGCTTGATCGCGCCGAGGAACCGATGACGCTGCCGTTCAGGATTGAAACCGACAGCCTGGGTGGCATTGAGGTGGCGTCCGAAGCGCTCTGGGGAGCCCAGACCCAGCGGTCGCTTCAGAACTTCGCCATAAGCGACGAACGAATCCCACTCGAGATCATCCAGGCCCTGGCATGGATCAAGCGCTCCTGCGCAACGGTGAACGGCCAGCATGCGCTTCTGAGCCCTCAACAGGTTGACCTGATCTGCACGGCGGCGGATGCCATTGCCTCTGGCCAGCACAACGATCAGTTCCCGCTTCGGGTCTGGCAGACCGGAAGCGGAACCCAGACCAACATGAACATCAACGAGGTGATCAGCAATCTGGCGTCTCAGGCCTCAGGCACCGCCCTCGGCAGTCACAGCCCAGTGCACCCGAATGACCACGTCAATCGGTCGCAATCCACCAATGATGTATTTCCCGCAGCCATCCATGTCGCCGCGGCCAAGCAACTGAAGGATGGGCTGCTGCCAGCGCTCAATTCCCTGGTTCAGGCCTTGGATGCCAAAGCCCAGGCCTGGATGCCAATCGTCAAGATTGGCCGCACCCATCTGCAGGATGCGGTGCCCCTGCGTCTTGGCGATGAAGTCGCCGCTTGGCGTGATCAACTCAAACAAGCCCAGGCTTGGCTGGAGGACTGTCTGGCCAGCCTCGGCGATCTCCCTCTTGGGGGCACCGCGGTGGGCACAGGATTGAACACACCGCCGGGCTTCCGTCATGCCGTGGCGGAGGCGCTGAGCCGGGTCGCTGGCGTCGAGGTCCGTCCTGCTGACAACCTCTTCGCGGTGATGGCCGGCCATGACGCCCTCGTCCATGCGATGGGCCAACTTCGTCTGCTGGCGGTGGCCCTGCTCCGCATCGCCAACGACGTGCGTCTGCTCGGGTGTGGCCCCAGGGCGGGTCTAGGGGAGTTGCGGCTTCCCGCCAACGAACCCGGCAGCTCGATCATGCCGGGGAAAATCAATCCCACCCAGTGCGAAGCCATCGCCATGGTCTGCACCCAGGTGATCGGACTCGATGGAGCCGTGGCAGCAGCCGGCGCCGGCGGCCATCTGCAGATGAATGTCTATAAGCCCTTGATCGGCTTCAACCTGCTGCAGTCGATCCGCATGCTCAAGGACGCCATGACCAGCTTCCGCCAGAACTTGGTGGAGGGCTTGGAGCCGGATCAGGAACAGATTCAGCGGTTCGTTGATCGCTCCTTGATGCTGGTCACCGCTTTGACCCCGAGCATCGGTTACGAGAAGGCCAGTGCCATCGCTCAGCATGCCCACGATCAGGGGCTGACTCTGAAGCAGGCGGCCTTGGAGCTGGGCCACATCACCCCAGCAGACTTTGATCAGCAGGTGAATCCCGGCGCCATGGCCGCTCCGGAAGCCTGAGCTCAGACCGCCCGTTCCGTTGCCGGGTTGAGCGCAGCGGAGGGCGGCACCAGATCCTGGGCCTCTGCCACGGGGAAGCGGTTGATCGCTTTCAATGCCGTACGGGCATGGCTGCGCAATTGCTCGCTGATCGCTTCGCAGTAGGGCACCTGGGCCAGAAGATCCACAGTGCGGCGCATGATCCGCACCACATCACCCTCGTCCAAGGACGTGTTGGCGATGAGATCGCTCCAGGACGTTCCCCGCGCCCAGGCATCCACAAGACCCATGAGCTCGGGTTCCCACCAGGCCGGCACCACCACACCAGCGCGTTCCTGGGCCCGTAGCAGCTCGCGACGAAGACCCGACAGATCCTGGAGAGCTTCCTCAGCCGCCGCAGGCGGCGGGAAGCCACTCCACAGGTCGGGGCGGTTGACCTCTGTGCTGATCGCCTCGAACACCGCCGCCAGGTCTGGGGGGGAGAGGTCATCGAGATGCCCACTCATCAGAGCCAGCCCCAGCCAGAGTTCGTTGTCGCCTCGCAAGGCAGCAACAGTGCGGCCAATCTCTGTGGGATCTAGCTCATCAAGACATCCGAAGTGCTGCAGGATCTCCATCAAGGCCAGGAAGGTCTCCCAGTGACGGTTGGCCCGCTGATGCAGCAGCTGCTGCCGTTCGGCAATCTCCAGTTCCAGATCTTCCATGCGCCGGCGGTGCTTCTTCAGCTGTTTGCGATCTCCCCAGCGATGGGCCGGATGCTGCTCCTGCTCCTGCTCGAGATCCCGCACCAGCCGGGCCTGCGTCAACACCTCCCCAGCCAGGTCGTATTGCGGGGTGGTCATGTCGTGGCGCCGGGCCATGTGGGCCACGGCTAACGCCAAACCCCCGCTGGCCTGATCGCCATGGCGCAACTCGCCGGAACGGGACAACTCCGGGATCTCCAGCCCGTCCACCTGCAGACAACTGAGCTCCGCGTGGATGCTCACCACGGCCTGGCAAGGCAGCAGGATCCAGACATTTTCATCAGTCAGGCAGAGCAGCAGCGGGAACTGACCGGGCCCCTTCACCTTCTCAACGATCACCGCGGGCGCGACTCGCCCCCGCAGCTGATGCGATTTGAGGCTGACCAGGGTGCCGGTGCTGGCGAACTGCAGGGCCATCGTCAGCTCGTTGGCCAGCGTCTCCTCGGCCTGCTGCTGAAGAATGCGGAGCAAGCGCCGTTCTTCGCGGAGCCGCCCACGCATTTTTTCGTAGTCCTCAAAGTCTTTCCAGGGGATGTCGCCGGCGACGCCCTCCATCTGGCTGAGTTGCAACCTCAGCTGGGAGAGGTTCTCCTCATCTTCCACGAGGTCAAGCCCCGCCAGATAGCGGCCAAAACTGCGCTCGACCAGCTCCCTGGCCTTGGCCAAATCGTGGCGCTGCAGCAGGTTCAGAACCATGCCGTAGCTGGGGGTGAACTGGCTCACCAGGGGGTCGGCAGGACTCGTTGCCAGCTGACCTGCTTCACGCACACCTTCGAACCTGCTTTGCACTGTCACGACGTAGCCCTGGGTGTCGAGGCCACGCCGCCCGGCCCGACCGGCCATCTGGAGGAACTCACTGCCCATCAGGGAGCGATGCCCCCGTTCGGTGCGCTTGGAGAGGGCCGCAATCACCGTGCTGCGGGCCGGCATGTTGATGCCCGCCGCCAGGGTCTCCGTGGCAAAGACCACCTTCACCAACCCCTGCTGGAAGAGCTCCTCGATCAACTCCTTCCAGGCGGGCAGAACACCGGCATGGTGGGCAGCGATGCCCCGCAGCAGCGCATCAGCGTGAATTCCATCCCGAACGGCCTCGGGGTTGTCATGGCTGTAAGCGGTTAAGCGCTCCTTGATGCGCGCCTGCTCCTCTTGGGTTACCAGGCACTGCACCCCCAGATCCCGGACCGCCTTGTCACAACCGCGGCGGCTGAAGATGAAATAGATGGCAGGAAGCATCTGCCGCTCGGCCATCTGGGCCACAACGAAGCTGATCGGCGGTGGCTCCGGTTGCGGCGGCCTCTGGGAACGCCCTTTGCGCTTGTGCCCCTTGGGGGCGCGCCAGACCTTGCAGTTGGGATGCAAACCCGTGCCGGCGTCATTCAAAAGCGGGTGCAGACCCTTGGCACTACAGAAGCTGAACTGCAGCGGCACCGGCCGGTGATCACTCATCACCAACGTGGTCGGACCATGAACCTTCTCGATCCAGTCGGTCAGCTGCCCGGCATTGGCCACGGTGGCAGAGAGCGCCACCAGCTGCACCTTGGGAAGGCAGTGAATGATCGACTCCTCCCAGACCGTGCCCCGCTGAGAGTCGTTCATGTAGTGGCACTCATCGAGCACCACCGCTTCCACATCAGCCAGGGGATCGTCGTGCTCATCCGCCTCGGCGTAGAGCATGTTGCGGAAGATCTCCGTGGTCATCACCACGATGGAGGCCTCGCGATTCACGCTGAGGTCACCTGTCATCAAACCCACGTTCTCCGCACCGAACTGATCACGGAAGTCGCGCAGTTTCTGGTTGGAAAGAGCCTTCAGCGGTGTGGTGTAGAAGACCTTCTGGCCGTGGGCTAGGGCGCGATGAATGGCGTATTCCCCGATCAGCGTTTTGCCGGATCCCGTGGGTGCACTGACCACGACCGAATGTCCTTGGTTGAGGGCATCCATTGCTTCCAGCTGGAAATCATCCAGCTGGAAAGAAAAGATTTCTGAGGAATTCAGTGGAGCACTGCGATCGACATCGGGCTCTGATCGGGGCGTGGCCGGTGTCGATTGGGTCATCAATTGATCTTAAGGAGCCTGGCTGAGCTCTCTTTTCCAACAAGCGATAAGCCACGCCAATGCAATCAATCAGATGCGCCGACCTCCTTTGACGAAACCGAGGCAAATCATGAAAAATAATGGGGAGAATGCTTCGAGCCCTGGTGAGCCCACCCGGGCTTTTTTTGTGCCTGCCTCTGCACAAGAGAAGGGTGACAGGGGCACTCCGCCAGTGCCATGACAGAGGAGTACAAGCACCACTGCCTGTGACCAGCACTCAGCTCACCAAGCCGCGGCCGGCTGAAGACACCCTGATAGATGCCCTGCGGGGCTGCCGCGATGTTCAGGAGCTGAAGGCCCTCGAACATCGCCTGGCATCCACCACCGATGCCCCCCCGCTGTTCAACTGGATCTGTGATCTGCTCGTGGCACGACGCATCTCCCGCGGCCTCGCGGCCCGACTCCTGCTCGAACTCCATGAAGAGGGCTCGATCTAGGGCGACCGACTCCTCCAGACGGCGGCAAGAGCCGAGGTAAACACCTTGAAAGTGATCGGGGCAGCATCGAGAAATACGGAGGTGCGCCACCCATCAAGGCTGACCGCCTTGCTGTGCCTGCTTCGACGTGGTGCTGGCCGACAAGCTGGATGCGTTCGTTCTGGTGTGGCGCCGCTCCACCGGAAACCGCTTCAAGGGCCCCCACCATCGACCAGGAGACCGGCAAATTCAGACAGGATCCTAGAGCGGGTGTCGCCAAACGCCACCTTTACGGGAATGCGCCTGGCGCCGATACAGCAGGCCATCCACCTCAGGCCGAGGTCTCAGCTAGCTAGCCAATAAGTCAAACGATCTCTTTACGGCCAGCCTTGATCTTCTCTTTGGCCGTCATGAGGCCGTAGACGAGCAAGCCGAGAAGAGCGATGTTCACGCCGATGAAGAACATCATGTCCATGGTCTTGTGGCGACTTCGCCCGTGATAGGCGGGAAACGCAAGCCGGCCTACCCGTCAGAAGACTCATTAATTCTGAGGGGAGGGCAACGGTTGCCGCAATTGGAAAGCAGTGCACCGCATGGGTAGCGGCGAAACGGTGGCGACACGAAGGAGCAGTGGGATGCGCTCAAGACACGATCCAGCCAGCGAGTCAGCTTCTTAAAAGACGGGCCTTTCCGAGTGGTCTTGGCCTTGGGAACGCACATTGCGTGTACAGCTGAGCCAGCCGCGTACTTCGCAGCAACTTCAGATAGTTCGATTGTCTTGCCGCACACTCGGCATGGGAGCTTTTTGACCAAGTGGGGATGCCTAACCCTCTTGTTAGAGGTAGCCCTACAACGATCGAAAAAGCCAGTTGTCGATACCGGCGTCACGAATTGAGTGAATACTGACTTTGTGACTCACTTCGTCGCCAGGTTTTCAACCTTGGCCTCAGCCTTTTGACGGCTGCGCCAGCTTGTTGAGATTCAGGGCTTCGAGAGCCACGCCGAAGCTGCAAAAGAAGGCGATCAGGTCTTGGCTGGTGATGGACACAAAGACCCAAGGATCTCGTTACGGGATGTAACGAATGCTCGTAGCATGGCGGCATGAGTCTTCTTAAAAGAGCTCCAGCAAACCTCGCCTATTTGGGCGGCGGCATGATCGTCGCGGTCAGGGCATTGGAAGTTTTTGTTGGCGGCGCCAATGCTGGTGACTACCCTCTCAGCAAATCAACTAAAGCACCCTCCATACAGGCTCATCAAAAAACTGAAGTCAAGTCCTGACGATGTCTATTGATGCCCGATGCCAAGAACAGCAAGCAGCTGCTGATCGCATGTTCATGGACTTCAAATACACCCGCCCTGGCTCGAAAGAGCAGCTACAGGCCTTAGCCACTCTGAGCTTTCTCATAGGGATGTGGGCCGATTTCCTCACTGCCGAGGAGAAGAGAATGGATCAAGTATTAGCCCTAGAAGGCCGCTGATCAGTCGCGAGCCAAGCCCCTGCTAATGCAGGGGCTTGGCTTATCAGCTCAGGCAACAGAGATGCTGTGAGGTGCAGCGGGATAGCTCGTTGGCATGGGATCTACCTCTCCTTCTGCCATCGCTTTGGCGCGCCGGTACATCTGGCTAC
This window of the Synechococcus sp. MU1643 genome carries:
- the rfbB gene encoding dTDP-glucose 4,6-dehydratase; protein product: MVSSMPSASDLLEARRRVLVTGGAGFIGGAVVRRLLRETTVTVFNLDKMGYASDLSSIEEVLSELGEAANDRHRLQQVDLTDAAAVEAAVQEADPDLVMHLAAESHVDRSISRPGVFVESNVNGTYNLLQAVRGHYEGLSGERRDAFRMHHISTDEVFGSLGSEGRFSETTPYDPRSPYSASKAASDHLVQAWHHTFGLPVVLTNCSNNYGPWQFPEKLIPVVTLKAAECESIPLYGDGLNVRDWLYVEDHVDALLLAACHGTSGRSYCVGGHGERTNKEVVHAICEQLDQSCPSSAPHTDLITPVTDRPGHDRRYAIDPSRISSELGWTPRHDVKQGLAETVRWYLSHQGWCKKVRERAGYDGSRLGMGTVATHGTTPDR
- a CDS encoding RNA helicase; the protein is MTQSTPATPRSEPDVDRSAPLNSSEIFSFQLDDFQLEAMDALNQGHSVVVSAPTGSGKTLIGEYAIHRALAHGQKVFYTTPLKALSNQKLRDFRDQFGAENVGLMTGDLSVNREASIVVMTTEIFRNMLYAEADEHDDPLADVEAVVLDECHYMNDSQRGTVWEESIIHCLPKVQLVALSATVANAGQLTDWIEKVHGPTTLVMSDHRPVPLQFSFCSAKGLHPLLNDAGTGLHPNCKVWRAPKGHKRKGRSQRPPQPEPPPISFVVAQMAERQMLPAIYFIFSRRGCDKAVRDLGVQCLVTQEEQARIKERLTAYSHDNPEAVRDGIHADALLRGIAAHHAGVLPAWKELIEELFQQGLVKVVFATETLAAGINMPARSTVIAALSKRTERGHRSLMGSEFLQMAGRAGRRGLDTQGYVVTVQSRFEGVREAGQLATSPADPLVSQFTPSYGMVLNLLQRHDLAKARELVERSFGRYLAGLDLVEDEENLSQLRLQLSQMEGVAGDIPWKDFEDYEKMRGRLREERRLLRILQQQAEETLANELTMALQFASTGTLVSLKSHQLRGRVAPAVIVEKVKGPGQFPLLLCLTDENVWILLPCQAVVSIHAELSCLQVDGLEIPELSRSGELRHGDQASGGLALAVAHMARRHDMTTPQYDLAGEVLTQARLVRDLEQEQEQHPAHRWGDRKQLKKHRRRMEDLELEIAERQQLLHQRANRHWETFLALMEILQHFGCLDELDPTEIGRTVAALRGDNELWLGLALMSGHLDDLSPPDLAAVFEAISTEVNRPDLWSGFPPPAAAEEALQDLSGLRRELLRAQERAGVVVPAWWEPELMGLVDAWARGTSWSDLIANTSLDEGDVVRIMRRTVDLLAQVPYCEAISEQLRSHARTALKAINRFPVAEAQDLVPPSAALNPATERAV
- a CDS encoding class II fumarate hydratase, with product MIEAPLDRAEEPMTLPFRIETDSLGGIEVASEALWGAQTQRSLQNFAISDERIPLEIIQALAWIKRSCATVNGQHALLSPQQVDLICTAADAIASGQHNDQFPLRVWQTGSGTQTNMNINEVISNLASQASGTALGSHSPVHPNDHVNRSQSTNDVFPAAIHVAAAKQLKDGLLPALNSLVQALDAKAQAWMPIVKIGRTHLQDAVPLRLGDEVAAWRDQLKQAQAWLEDCLASLGDLPLGGTAVGTGLNTPPGFRHAVAEALSRVAGVEVRPADNLFAVMAGHDALVHAMGQLRLLAVALLRIANDVRLLGCGPRAGLGELRLPANEPGSSIMPGKINPTQCEAIAMVCTQVIGLDGAVAAAGAGGHLQMNVYKPLIGFNLLQSIRMLKDAMTSFRQNLVEGLEPDQEQIQRFVDRSLMLVTALTPSIGYEKASAIAQHAHDQGLTLKQAALELGHITPADFDQQVNPGAMAAPEA
- the rfbD gene encoding dTDP-4-dehydrorhamnose reductase — its product is MKVLLTGAGGQLGQALIASAPEGIELVATSRQQLELADPAACSGAVEQHQPDWVLNAGAYTAVDKAESEPKLAHAVNAGAPEAFARALDQQGGRLLQISTDFVFNGTQGTPYHPEQARDPLGVYGASKAAGEAAVQTIFGARGRGLILRTSWVIGPVGKNFALTMLRLHRERDQLGVVADQVGCPTSTLNLAQACWQTLQIAGKRELPAVMHWSDAGAASWYDVAMAVGQIGADLGLIDTPAAVQPITTAEYPTPAERPAYSLLDCTATREALDLNGEHWQLALQAVLQQAKTP